The proteins below are encoded in one region of Natranaerovirga hydrolytica:
- a CDS encoding TRAP transporter small permease — translation MNKFKQLLNTFLAYLSAALLTTMATLVVIQVFTRYVMGNPSTYTQELVRIILIWTSFLGASYAFGTRQHMALVFLKEKLTGARKKILYIFIDILILSFAVIVLINGGYKIVMDVMAIKTPVLGVSRGLIYLAAPISGVIIAIYQLMNIKEDLEMTD, via the coding sequence ATGAATAAGTTTAAACAACTTTTAAATACTTTTTTAGCTTATTTATCTGCAGCTTTGCTAACAACAATGGCTACGTTAGTTGTCATTCAAGTGTTTACTAGATATGTAATGGGTAATCCAAGTACTTATACTCAAGAATTGGTTAGAATTATTTTGATTTGGACATCATTCTTAGGTGCATCTTATGCTTTTGGAACACGACAACATATGGCTCTCGTTTTTTTGAAGGAAAAATTAACTGGCGCAAGGAAAAAAATACTTTATATTTTTATTGATATTTTAATATTAAGCTTTGCAGTTATTGTTCTTATAAATGGTGGGTATAAAATAGTAATGGATGTAATGGCTATAAAAACGCCTGTGTTAGGTGTATCTAGAGGTCTGATTTACTTGGCAGCTCCCATTTCAGGAGTAATTATTGCAATTTACCAACTGATGAATATAAAAGAAGATTTGGAAATGACAGATTAA